Proteins found in one Lepeophtheirus salmonis chromosome 9, UVic_Lsal_1.4, whole genome shotgun sequence genomic segment:
- the LOC121124749 gene encoding lamin-B1.S isoform X4 — translation MRYSRLSYLKNKSTPKMVVSWRPRSITVDRGTRGFGLSLIYRGLDKYEQKDTGIFVARVVKDGQAEKYGVRENDKIVSINAKTPRNVDDAVNVIKSAGNQIKLVVLREEDVPDNDDPNDHSSIASHDWLHGHPISRSGSARSFNTTYGGGNASPSPLPSKSPGPQRTSQSDFLRQQAEYQRQQQQQKQLEEEEEHRRKQMLYEEEELRRKQMHYEEEKRSNRMKEQVREMIDNNELRPKSPGRYIMDQPQYSYHMNNNNTINSETRKSTENITKIVESIPKSSNKYKSTQSLHELGLDNYPNPDMPESSRLTRKEEKMSLQNLNNRLASYIDRVRQLQNENNKLSHQIKTVEEYQSKELCNVKDLYDKQTEELKEALDTMNKQYNQLKVGAEGLLEENQDLKDKLRKKENDYKNSMNHVSSLEDQIRSLTNKLSEEVTERKKIADELQDVLPELDSLRDRLADAKRHLDEEQLKKANLENQCSRLEEDLKFKLQLLEKELMEVKTRKEIEITEMDSKLQDEYEDRLQKALEELREVYDKQMAQSREDFAKLYDNRVRDLQTSLSEERGSNASGVQELKESKTRIETLISKVSDLEGFNLNLNQKISDLSQAMDDIKSTHRAQMNAKDSEIKRLLDELSNQLKEYQNLQDIKVALDMEIAVFRSLIEVEEDRLGLGDDDDVNDDDETGYIHPPPPPQRVISISNLKRYIHSRNLSLVHTFIQICHCPS, via the exons acAAAAGCACTCCAAAAATGGTGGTGAGTTGGAGACCCCGATCTATAACAGTAGATCGAGGAACTCGTGGTTTCGGACTATCCCTCATTTATCGAGGACTGGATAAGTATGAACAAAAGGACACGGGGATATTCGTTGCAAGAGTTGTAAAAGATGGACAGGCTGAGAAATATGGAGTTCgtgaaaatgacaaaattgtTTCCATTAACGCCAAAACTCCTCGCAACGTGGACGACGCCGTCAACGTCATCAAATCTGCGGGTAATCAAATCAAATTAGTTGTTCTTCGTGAAGAAGATGTTCCAGACAACGATGATCCAAATGATCACTCCTCCATTGCTTCACATGACTGGCTACATGGTCATCCCATCTCAAGATCAGGATCTGCAAGGAGCTTTAATACCACATATGGAGGAGGAAACGCAAGCCCCTCTCCTTTACCTTCAAAATCCCCAGGCCCTCAAAGGACTTCTCAATCTGACTTTTTAAGACAACAGGCTGAATATCAACGACAGCAACAGCAGCAGAAACAGCTTGAGGAAGAGGAGGAACATCGAAGAAAACAGATGCTCTATGAAGAGGAGGAACTTCGAAGAAAACAGATGCATTATGAAGAGGAAAAAAGATCAAATCGCATGAAAGAACAAGTCAGGGAAATGATTGATAACAATGAATTGCGACCAAAGTCCCCTGGACGCTATATTATG gatcAACCGCAATATTCGTatcatatgaataataataacacaattAATTCg GAAACAAGGAAATCCACAGAAAACATTACCAAAATAGTGGAATCCATTCCTAAATCATCCAACAAGTACAAATCGACTCAATCTCTACACGAATTGGGCCTTGATAACTATCCTAATCCAGATATGCCAGAAAGTTCTCGACTCACacgaaaagaagagaaaatgtctctacaaaatttaaacaataggCTTGCAA GTTATATCGACCGAGTCCGTcaacttcaaaatgaaaataacaagtTGAGTCATCAAATTAAAACTGTTGAAGAATATCAATCCAAAGAACTGTGTAACGTCAAAGACTTGTATGACAAACAGACTGAAGAGCTCAAGGAAGCCCTTGATACTATGAACAAGCAGTACAATCAGCTCAAAGTTGGTGCTGAAGGTTTACTTGAAGAAAATCAGGATCTTAAAGACAA ACTTCGGAAGAAAGAGAATGACTACAAAAATTCAATGAATCATGTATCCAGTCTCGAGGATCAAATCCGaagtttgacaaataaattatctGAAGAAGTAACTGAACGCAAAAAGATTGCAGATGAACTTCAA gatgtACTGCCTGAATTAGATAGTCTTCGTGACCGTTTAGCCGACGCAAAACGCCATCTTGATGAAGAGCAATTAAAGAAGGCCAATCTTGAAAATCAATGTTCCCGTTTGGAAGAAGATCTCAAATTCAAACTTCAATTACTAGAAAAAGAATTAATGGAAGTTAAAACACGCAAGGAAATCGAAATTACTGAAATGGACAGTAAACTCCAAGATGAATATGAAGATCGTCTACAGAAAGCTCTCGAGGAGCTTAGAGAAGTTTATGATAAACAAATGGCTCAGTCACGAGAAGACTTTGCCAAACTGTATGACAATAGG GTGCGAGATCTTCAAACATCCTTGTCCGAGGAAAGAGGAAGCAATGCAAGTGGAGTGCAAGAATTAAAGGAATCTAAAACTCGCATTGAAACATTAATTTCTAAAGTGTCGGATCTTGAGGGATTTAACCTCAATTTGAACCAGAAAATTTCAGACTTGTCTCAAGCAATGGATGACATAAAGTCCACTCACCGAGCacag ATGAATGCAAAGGATAGTGAAATCAAACGTTTGCTCGATGAACTCTCCAACCAATTGAAGgaatatcaaaatcttcaagATATCAAGGTTGCTTTGGATATGGAAATCGCTGTTTTCCGTAGTCTTATTGAAGTGGAAGAAGATCGCTTAGGATTAGGTG atgATGACGACGTCAATGACGATGATGAAACGGGATATATTCATCCTCCCCCTCCACCTCAAAGGGTTATATCAATCTCCAATTTAAAGAGATATATTCACTCTAGAAACCTTTCTTTGGTACATACATTCATTCAAATTTGTCACTGTCCCTCTTAA
- the LOC121124749 gene encoding lamin-B1.S isoform X16, with amino-acid sequence MVVSWRPRSITVDRGTRGFGLSLIYRGLDKYEQKDTGIFVARVVKDGQAEKYGVRENDKIVSINAKTPRNVDDAVNVIKSAGNQIKLVVLREEDVPDNDDPNDHSSIASHDWLHGHPISRSGSARSFNTTYGGGNASPSPLPSKSPGPQRTSQSDFLRQQAEYQRQQQQQKQLEEEEEHRRKQMLYEEEELRRKQMHYEEEKRSNRMKEQVREMIDNNELRPKSPGRYIMDQPQYSYHMNNNNTINSETRKSTENITKIVESIPKSSNKYKSTQSLHELGLDNYPNPDMPESSRLTRKEEKMSLQNLNNRLASYIDRVRQLQNENNKLSHQIKTVEEYQSKELCNVKDLYDKQTEELKEALDTMNKQYNQLKVGAEGLLEENQDLKDKLRKKENDYKNSMNHVSSLEDQIRSLTNKLSEEVTERKKIADELQDVLPELDSLRDRLADAKRHLDEEQLKKANLENQCSRLEEDLKFKLQLLEKELMEVKTRKEIEITEMDSKLQDEYEDRLQKALEELREVYDKQMAQSREDFAKLYDNRVRDLQTSLSEERGSNASGVQELKESKTRIETLISKVSDLEGFNLNLNQKISDLSQAMDDIKSTHRAQMNAKDSEIKRLLDELSNQLKEYQNLQDIKVALDMEIAVFRSLIEVEEDRLGLGDDDDVNDDDETGYIHPPPPPQRVISISNLKRYIHSRNLSLTNH; translated from the exons ATGGTGGTGAGTTGGAGACCCCGATCTATAACAGTAGATCGAGGAACTCGTGGTTTCGGACTATCCCTCATTTATCGAGGACTGGATAAGTATGAACAAAAGGACACGGGGATATTCGTTGCAAGAGTTGTAAAAGATGGACAGGCTGAGAAATATGGAGTTCgtgaaaatgacaaaattgtTTCCATTAACGCCAAAACTCCTCGCAACGTGGACGACGCCGTCAACGTCATCAAATCTGCGGGTAATCAAATCAAATTAGTTGTTCTTCGTGAAGAAGATGTTCCAGACAACGATGATCCAAATGATCACTCCTCCATTGCTTCACATGACTGGCTACATGGTCATCCCATCTCAAGATCAGGATCTGCAAGGAGCTTTAATACCACATATGGAGGAGGAAACGCAAGCCCCTCTCCTTTACCTTCAAAATCCCCAGGCCCTCAAAGGACTTCTCAATCTGACTTTTTAAGACAACAGGCTGAATATCAACGACAGCAACAGCAGCAGAAACAGCTTGAGGAAGAGGAGGAACATCGAAGAAAACAGATGCTCTATGAAGAGGAGGAACTTCGAAGAAAACAGATGCATTATGAAGAGGAAAAAAGATCAAATCGCATGAAAGAACAAGTCAGGGAAATGATTGATAACAATGAATTGCGACCAAAGTCCCCTGGACGCTATATTATG gatcAACCGCAATATTCGTatcatatgaataataataacacaattAATTCg GAAACAAGGAAATCCACAGAAAACATTACCAAAATAGTGGAATCCATTCCTAAATCATCCAACAAGTACAAATCGACTCAATCTCTACACGAATTGGGCCTTGATAACTATCCTAATCCAGATATGCCAGAAAGTTCTCGACTCACacgaaaagaagagaaaatgtctctacaaaatttaaacaataggCTTGCAA GTTATATCGACCGAGTCCGTcaacttcaaaatgaaaataacaagtTGAGTCATCAAATTAAAACTGTTGAAGAATATCAATCCAAAGAACTGTGTAACGTCAAAGACTTGTATGACAAACAGACTGAAGAGCTCAAGGAAGCCCTTGATACTATGAACAAGCAGTACAATCAGCTCAAAGTTGGTGCTGAAGGTTTACTTGAAGAAAATCAGGATCTTAAAGACAA ACTTCGGAAGAAAGAGAATGACTACAAAAATTCAATGAATCATGTATCCAGTCTCGAGGATCAAATCCGaagtttgacaaataaattatctGAAGAAGTAACTGAACGCAAAAAGATTGCAGATGAACTTCAA gatgtACTGCCTGAATTAGATAGTCTTCGTGACCGTTTAGCCGACGCAAAACGCCATCTTGATGAAGAGCAATTAAAGAAGGCCAATCTTGAAAATCAATGTTCCCGTTTGGAAGAAGATCTCAAATTCAAACTTCAATTACTAGAAAAAGAATTAATGGAAGTTAAAACACGCAAGGAAATCGAAATTACTGAAATGGACAGTAAACTCCAAGATGAATATGAAGATCGTCTACAGAAAGCTCTCGAGGAGCTTAGAGAAGTTTATGATAAACAAATGGCTCAGTCACGAGAAGACTTTGCCAAACTGTATGACAATAGG GTGCGAGATCTTCAAACATCCTTGTCCGAGGAAAGAGGAAGCAATGCAAGTGGAGTGCAAGAATTAAAGGAATCTAAAACTCGCATTGAAACATTAATTTCTAAAGTGTCGGATCTTGAGGGATTTAACCTCAATTTGAACCAGAAAATTTCAGACTTGTCTCAAGCAATGGATGACATAAAGTCCACTCACCGAGCacag ATGAATGCAAAGGATAGTGAAATCAAACGTTTGCTCGATGAACTCTCCAACCAATTGAAGgaatatcaaaatcttcaagATATCAAGGTTGCTTTGGATATGGAAATCGCTGTTTTCCGTAGTCTTATTGAAGTGGAAGAAGATCGCTTAGGATTAGGTG atgATGACGACGTCAATGACGATGATGAAACGGGATATATTCATCCTCCCCCTCCACCTCAAAGGGTTATATCAATCTCCAATTTAAAGAGATATATTCACTCTAGAAACCTTTCTTTG ACAAATCACTAA
- the LOC121124749 gene encoding lamin-B1.S isoform X11: protein MVVSWRPRSITVDRGTRGFGLSLIYRGLDKYEQKDTGIFVARVVKDGQAEKYGVRENDKIVSINAKTPRNVDDAVNVIKSAGNQIKLVVLREEDVPDNDDPNDHSSIASHDWLHGHPISRSGSARSFNTTYGGGNASPSPLPSKSPGPQRTSQSDFLRQQAEYQRQQQQQKQLEEEEEHRRKQMLYEEEELRRKQMHYEEEKRSNRMKEQVREMIDNNELRPKSPGRYIMDQPQYSYHMNNNNTINSETRKSTENITKIVESIPKSSNKYKSTQSLHELGLDNYPNPDMPESSRLTRKEEKMSLQNLNNRLASYIDRVRQLQNENNKLSHQIKTVEEYQSKELCNVKDLYDKQTEELKEALDTMNKQYNQLKVGAEGLLEENQDLKDKLRKKENDYKNSMNHVSSLEDQIRSLTNKLSEEVTERKKIADELQDVLPELDSLRDRLADAKRHLDEEQLKKANLENQCSRLEEDLKFKLQLLEKELMEVKTRKEIEITEMDSKLQDEYEDRLQKALEELREVYDKQMAQSREDFAKLYDNRVRDLQTSLSEERGSNASGVQELKESKTRIETLISKVSDLEGFNLNLNQKISDLSQAMDDIKSTHRAQMNAKDSEIKRLLDELSNQLKEYQNLQDIKVALDMEIAVFRSLIEVEEDRLGLGDDDDVNDDDETGYIHPPPPPQRVISISNLKRYIHSRNLSLVHTFIQICHCPS, encoded by the exons ATGGTGGTGAGTTGGAGACCCCGATCTATAACAGTAGATCGAGGAACTCGTGGTTTCGGACTATCCCTCATTTATCGAGGACTGGATAAGTATGAACAAAAGGACACGGGGATATTCGTTGCAAGAGTTGTAAAAGATGGACAGGCTGAGAAATATGGAGTTCgtgaaaatgacaaaattgtTTCCATTAACGCCAAAACTCCTCGCAACGTGGACGACGCCGTCAACGTCATCAAATCTGCGGGTAATCAAATCAAATTAGTTGTTCTTCGTGAAGAAGATGTTCCAGACAACGATGATCCAAATGATCACTCCTCCATTGCTTCACATGACTGGCTACATGGTCATCCCATCTCAAGATCAGGATCTGCAAGGAGCTTTAATACCACATATGGAGGAGGAAACGCAAGCCCCTCTCCTTTACCTTCAAAATCCCCAGGCCCTCAAAGGACTTCTCAATCTGACTTTTTAAGACAACAGGCTGAATATCAACGACAGCAACAGCAGCAGAAACAGCTTGAGGAAGAGGAGGAACATCGAAGAAAACAGATGCTCTATGAAGAGGAGGAACTTCGAAGAAAACAGATGCATTATGAAGAGGAAAAAAGATCAAATCGCATGAAAGAACAAGTCAGGGAAATGATTGATAACAATGAATTGCGACCAAAGTCCCCTGGACGCTATATTATG gatcAACCGCAATATTCGTatcatatgaataataataacacaattAATTCg GAAACAAGGAAATCCACAGAAAACATTACCAAAATAGTGGAATCCATTCCTAAATCATCCAACAAGTACAAATCGACTCAATCTCTACACGAATTGGGCCTTGATAACTATCCTAATCCAGATATGCCAGAAAGTTCTCGACTCACacgaaaagaagagaaaatgtctctacaaaatttaaacaataggCTTGCAA GTTATATCGACCGAGTCCGTcaacttcaaaatgaaaataacaagtTGAGTCATCAAATTAAAACTGTTGAAGAATATCAATCCAAAGAACTGTGTAACGTCAAAGACTTGTATGACAAACAGACTGAAGAGCTCAAGGAAGCCCTTGATACTATGAACAAGCAGTACAATCAGCTCAAAGTTGGTGCTGAAGGTTTACTTGAAGAAAATCAGGATCTTAAAGACAA ACTTCGGAAGAAAGAGAATGACTACAAAAATTCAATGAATCATGTATCCAGTCTCGAGGATCAAATCCGaagtttgacaaataaattatctGAAGAAGTAACTGAACGCAAAAAGATTGCAGATGAACTTCAA gatgtACTGCCTGAATTAGATAGTCTTCGTGACCGTTTAGCCGACGCAAAACGCCATCTTGATGAAGAGCAATTAAAGAAGGCCAATCTTGAAAATCAATGTTCCCGTTTGGAAGAAGATCTCAAATTCAAACTTCAATTACTAGAAAAAGAATTAATGGAAGTTAAAACACGCAAGGAAATCGAAATTACTGAAATGGACAGTAAACTCCAAGATGAATATGAAGATCGTCTACAGAAAGCTCTCGAGGAGCTTAGAGAAGTTTATGATAAACAAATGGCTCAGTCACGAGAAGACTTTGCCAAACTGTATGACAATAGG GTGCGAGATCTTCAAACATCCTTGTCCGAGGAAAGAGGAAGCAATGCAAGTGGAGTGCAAGAATTAAAGGAATCTAAAACTCGCATTGAAACATTAATTTCTAAAGTGTCGGATCTTGAGGGATTTAACCTCAATTTGAACCAGAAAATTTCAGACTTGTCTCAAGCAATGGATGACATAAAGTCCACTCACCGAGCacag ATGAATGCAAAGGATAGTGAAATCAAACGTTTGCTCGATGAACTCTCCAACCAATTGAAGgaatatcaaaatcttcaagATATCAAGGTTGCTTTGGATATGGAAATCGCTGTTTTCCGTAGTCTTATTGAAGTGGAAGAAGATCGCTTAGGATTAGGTG atgATGACGACGTCAATGACGATGATGAAACGGGATATATTCATCCTCCCCCTCCACCTCAAAGGGTTATATCAATCTCCAATTTAAAGAGATATATTCACTCTAGAAACCTTTCTTTGGTACATACATTCATTCAAATTTGTCACTGTCCCTCTTAA
- the LOC121124749 gene encoding lamin-B1.S isoform X22, whose amino-acid sequence MVVSWRPRSITVDRGTRGFGLSLIYRGLDKYEQKDTGIFVARVVKDGQAEKYGVRENDKIVSINAKTPRNVDDAVNVIKSAGNQIKLVVLREEDVPDNDDPNDHSSIASHDWLHGHPISRSGSARSFNTTYGGGNASPSPLPSKSPGPQRTSQSDFLRQQAEYQRQQQQQKQLEEEEEHRRKQMLYEEEELRRKQMHYEEEKRSNRMKEQVREMIDNNELRPKSPGRYIMETRKSTENITKIVESIPKSSNKYKSTQSLHELGLDNYPNPDMPESSRLTRKEEKMSLQNLNNRLASYIDRVRQLQNENNKLSHQIKTVEEYQSKELCNVKDLYDKQTEELKEALDTMNKQYNQLKVGAEGLLEENQDLKDKLRKKENDYKNSMNHVSSLEDQIRSLTNKLSEEVTERKKIADELQDVLPELDSLRDRLADAKRHLDEEQLKKANLENQCSRLEEDLKFKLQLLEKELMEVKTRKEIEITEMDSKLQDEYEDRLQKALEELREVYDKQMAQSREDFAKLYDNRVRDLQTSLSEERGSNASGVQELKESKTRIETLISKVSDLEGFNLNLNQKISDLSQAMDDIKSTHRAQMNAKDSEIKRLLDELSNQLKEYQNLQDIKVALDMEIAVFRSLIEVEEDRLGLGDKSLNTSSSTESKYKTTVERSSENTIQRKITVSQTQLKR is encoded by the exons ATGGTGGTGAGTTGGAGACCCCGATCTATAACAGTAGATCGAGGAACTCGTGGTTTCGGACTATCCCTCATTTATCGAGGACTGGATAAGTATGAACAAAAGGACACGGGGATATTCGTTGCAAGAGTTGTAAAAGATGGACAGGCTGAGAAATATGGAGTTCgtgaaaatgacaaaattgtTTCCATTAACGCCAAAACTCCTCGCAACGTGGACGACGCCGTCAACGTCATCAAATCTGCGGGTAATCAAATCAAATTAGTTGTTCTTCGTGAAGAAGATGTTCCAGACAACGATGATCCAAATGATCACTCCTCCATTGCTTCACATGACTGGCTACATGGTCATCCCATCTCAAGATCAGGATCTGCAAGGAGCTTTAATACCACATATGGAGGAGGAAACGCAAGCCCCTCTCCTTTACCTTCAAAATCCCCAGGCCCTCAAAGGACTTCTCAATCTGACTTTTTAAGACAACAGGCTGAATATCAACGACAGCAACAGCAGCAGAAACAGCTTGAGGAAGAGGAGGAACATCGAAGAAAACAGATGCTCTATGAAGAGGAGGAACTTCGAAGAAAACAGATGCATTATGAAGAGGAAAAAAGATCAAATCGCATGAAAGAACAAGTCAGGGAAATGATTGATAACAATGAATTGCGACCAAAGTCCCCTGGACGCTATATTATG GAAACAAGGAAATCCACAGAAAACATTACCAAAATAGTGGAATCCATTCCTAAATCATCCAACAAGTACAAATCGACTCAATCTCTACACGAATTGGGCCTTGATAACTATCCTAATCCAGATATGCCAGAAAGTTCTCGACTCACacgaaaagaagagaaaatgtctctacaaaatttaaacaataggCTTGCAA GTTATATCGACCGAGTCCGTcaacttcaaaatgaaaataacaagtTGAGTCATCAAATTAAAACTGTTGAAGAATATCAATCCAAAGAACTGTGTAACGTCAAAGACTTGTATGACAAACAGACTGAAGAGCTCAAGGAAGCCCTTGATACTATGAACAAGCAGTACAATCAGCTCAAAGTTGGTGCTGAAGGTTTACTTGAAGAAAATCAGGATCTTAAAGACAA ACTTCGGAAGAAAGAGAATGACTACAAAAATTCAATGAATCATGTATCCAGTCTCGAGGATCAAATCCGaagtttgacaaataaattatctGAAGAAGTAACTGAACGCAAAAAGATTGCAGATGAACTTCAA gatgtACTGCCTGAATTAGATAGTCTTCGTGACCGTTTAGCCGACGCAAAACGCCATCTTGATGAAGAGCAATTAAAGAAGGCCAATCTTGAAAATCAATGTTCCCGTTTGGAAGAAGATCTCAAATTCAAACTTCAATTACTAGAAAAAGAATTAATGGAAGTTAAAACACGCAAGGAAATCGAAATTACTGAAATGGACAGTAAACTCCAAGATGAATATGAAGATCGTCTACAGAAAGCTCTCGAGGAGCTTAGAGAAGTTTATGATAAACAAATGGCTCAGTCACGAGAAGACTTTGCCAAACTGTATGACAATAGG GTGCGAGATCTTCAAACATCCTTGTCCGAGGAAAGAGGAAGCAATGCAAGTGGAGTGCAAGAATTAAAGGAATCTAAAACTCGCATTGAAACATTAATTTCTAAAGTGTCGGATCTTGAGGGATTTAACCTCAATTTGAACCAGAAAATTTCAGACTTGTCTCAAGCAATGGATGACATAAAGTCCACTCACCGAGCacag ATGAATGCAAAGGATAGTGAAATCAAACGTTTGCTCGATGAACTCTCCAACCAATTGAAGgaatatcaaaatcttcaagATATCAAGGTTGCTTTGGATATGGAAATCGCTGTTTTCCGTAGTCTTATTGAAGTGGAAGAAGATCGCTTAGGATTAGGTG ACAAATCACTAAACACCTCATCTAGTACggaaagtaaatataaaacaaccgTAGAGCGATCATCTGAAAAcacaattcaaagaaaaatcacCGTATCTCAGACACAGCT GAAACGATGA
- the LOC121124749 gene encoding lamin-B1.S isoform X21, which translates to MVVSWRPRSITVDRGTRGFGLSLIYRGLDKYEQKDTGIFVARVVKDGQAEKYGVRENDKIVSINAKTPRNVDDAVNVIKSAGNQIKLVVLREEDVPDNDDPNDHSSIASHDWLHGHPISRSGSARSFNTTYGGGNASPSPLPSKSPGPQRTSQSDFLRQQAEYQRQQQQQKQLEEEEEHRRKQMLYEEEELRRKQMHYEEEKRSNRMKEQVREMIDNNELRPKSPGRYIMETRKSTENITKIVESIPKSSNKYKSTQSLHELGLDNYPNPDMPESSRLTRKEEKMSLQNLNNRLASYIDRVRQLQNENNKLSHQIKTVEEYQSKELCNVKDLYDKQTEELKEALDTMNKQYNQLKVGAEGLLEENQDLKDKLRKKENDYKNSMNHVSSLEDQIRSLTNKLSEEVTERKKIADELQDVLPELDSLRDRLADAKRHLDEEQLKKANLENQCSRLEEDLKFKLQLLEKELMEVKTRKEIEITEMDSKLQDEYEDRLQKALEELREVYDKQMAQSREDFAKLYDNRVRDLQTSLSEERGSNASGVQELKESKTRIETLISKVSDLEGFNLNLNQKISDLSQAMDDIKSTHRAQMNAKDSEIKRLLDELSNQLKEYQNLQDIKVALDMEIAVFRSLIEVEEDRLGLGDDDDVNDDDETGYIHPPPPPQRVISISNLKRYIHSRNLSLTNH; encoded by the exons ATGGTGGTGAGTTGGAGACCCCGATCTATAACAGTAGATCGAGGAACTCGTGGTTTCGGACTATCCCTCATTTATCGAGGACTGGATAAGTATGAACAAAAGGACACGGGGATATTCGTTGCAAGAGTTGTAAAAGATGGACAGGCTGAGAAATATGGAGTTCgtgaaaatgacaaaattgtTTCCATTAACGCCAAAACTCCTCGCAACGTGGACGACGCCGTCAACGTCATCAAATCTGCGGGTAATCAAATCAAATTAGTTGTTCTTCGTGAAGAAGATGTTCCAGACAACGATGATCCAAATGATCACTCCTCCATTGCTTCACATGACTGGCTACATGGTCATCCCATCTCAAGATCAGGATCTGCAAGGAGCTTTAATACCACATATGGAGGAGGAAACGCAAGCCCCTCTCCTTTACCTTCAAAATCCCCAGGCCCTCAAAGGACTTCTCAATCTGACTTTTTAAGACAACAGGCTGAATATCAACGACAGCAACAGCAGCAGAAACAGCTTGAGGAAGAGGAGGAACATCGAAGAAAACAGATGCTCTATGAAGAGGAGGAACTTCGAAGAAAACAGATGCATTATGAAGAGGAAAAAAGATCAAATCGCATGAAAGAACAAGTCAGGGAAATGATTGATAACAATGAATTGCGACCAAAGTCCCCTGGACGCTATATTATG GAAACAAGGAAATCCACAGAAAACATTACCAAAATAGTGGAATCCATTCCTAAATCATCCAACAAGTACAAATCGACTCAATCTCTACACGAATTGGGCCTTGATAACTATCCTAATCCAGATATGCCAGAAAGTTCTCGACTCACacgaaaagaagagaaaatgtctctacaaaatttaaacaataggCTTGCAA GTTATATCGACCGAGTCCGTcaacttcaaaatgaaaataacaagtTGAGTCATCAAATTAAAACTGTTGAAGAATATCAATCCAAAGAACTGTGTAACGTCAAAGACTTGTATGACAAACAGACTGAAGAGCTCAAGGAAGCCCTTGATACTATGAACAAGCAGTACAATCAGCTCAAAGTTGGTGCTGAAGGTTTACTTGAAGAAAATCAGGATCTTAAAGACAA ACTTCGGAAGAAAGAGAATGACTACAAAAATTCAATGAATCATGTATCCAGTCTCGAGGATCAAATCCGaagtttgacaaataaattatctGAAGAAGTAACTGAACGCAAAAAGATTGCAGATGAACTTCAA gatgtACTGCCTGAATTAGATAGTCTTCGTGACCGTTTAGCCGACGCAAAACGCCATCTTGATGAAGAGCAATTAAAGAAGGCCAATCTTGAAAATCAATGTTCCCGTTTGGAAGAAGATCTCAAATTCAAACTTCAATTACTAGAAAAAGAATTAATGGAAGTTAAAACACGCAAGGAAATCGAAATTACTGAAATGGACAGTAAACTCCAAGATGAATATGAAGATCGTCTACAGAAAGCTCTCGAGGAGCTTAGAGAAGTTTATGATAAACAAATGGCTCAGTCACGAGAAGACTTTGCCAAACTGTATGACAATAGG GTGCGAGATCTTCAAACATCCTTGTCCGAGGAAAGAGGAAGCAATGCAAGTGGAGTGCAAGAATTAAAGGAATCTAAAACTCGCATTGAAACATTAATTTCTAAAGTGTCGGATCTTGAGGGATTTAACCTCAATTTGAACCAGAAAATTTCAGACTTGTCTCAAGCAATGGATGACATAAAGTCCACTCACCGAGCacag ATGAATGCAAAGGATAGTGAAATCAAACGTTTGCTCGATGAACTCTCCAACCAATTGAAGgaatatcaaaatcttcaagATATCAAGGTTGCTTTGGATATGGAAATCGCTGTTTTCCGTAGTCTTATTGAAGTGGAAGAAGATCGCTTAGGATTAGGTG atgATGACGACGTCAATGACGATGATGAAACGGGATATATTCATCCTCCCCCTCCACCTCAAAGGGTTATATCAATCTCCAATTTAAAGAGATATATTCACTCTAGAAACCTTTCTTTG ACAAATCACTAA